The region AATCACGACGCAGTTTTTCCGTTTTATTCAGTTCGGTAATATAATTAGCCAAATCCCGGGCCAGGGAATTGAGTGCCAAGCCCAGACGGCCCACTTCATCTGTAGTTTCTATCTTGACCAGGGTATTATATTCACCCCGCGCCATAGCGCTGGCCGTTTCCTGCATGGCTTTGAGCGGGCGCACAATATTGCGGGTGAGATAATGGAGCACCAGGAGGGCCAACAGGACGGCCAGGAGGCCCGCCCCACCAATATAATAGTAGATTCGCTGCATGAAGGCGTCGATGCCGGCTACTGGCGCATGGAGCAGTACTGCTCCGCCCACCTGACCGTTTGCTAAGGTGATGGGAACGGCTACGACCAGCATTTTTTCACCATAATACGGATTTTCGAAAGTTTTTGTCCAAGTTTTGCCGTCAATAAACACAGGGTCAAGTTCATCAATAACGGTGCGTATGCCGCCAAAGGACTGTAATCCCATGCCGGAATGTCCGGGGTTGCCAGGACCAGGCCCACCCTTCATGCGCCGGCCAGGGCCCCGCCCTATACCCATGCCGGACATGTTGACCACAAGGCGGGATGCATCCAATATCCATATTCGCGCGCCCAGATAGCTGTCGGCATTGGCTAAAAAGGCGTCCAGTCCAATAAAATTGCCGGTTTCTGCGTTAAATTTTTTCAGGGTGTCGGCCAGTTCCGTTCCCTTGGCAATGAGTTCTTGACGCTTGGCTGCTAGTGTCTGTTCTTTGATGAGAGCCGACACCCCTACTAGGACACCACCTAATAGTACGGTGATTACCAGCATAAAGCTGAATAATAGTTTGAGCTGCAAGGAGTGTTTCATGATCGTACCTCGAAGCGATACCCTACACCCCATACTGTCCGAATGTCCCAAGGTGAAGTGTCTTTGATATCAAGTTTTTGCCGGAGGCGTTTGATGTGGCTATCTATGGTGCGGGTTTCGCCGCAGTAGGTATATCCCCACACTTTTTCCAGCAGCACCTCACGGGAAAAGGTTCGCCCGGGGTGAGAGGCCAGACACCATAAAAGTTCCGTTTCTTTCGATGTCAGAGGAACAGTTTGGCCAAAGGTAGTAATGGTGTGTTCGTTGATATTGATTTCAAGATTGGTAAAGCGCAAGACATTAGCTTTGGTAAATTCAGTGTCAGGCACACGACGAAGCACGGCTTTGACTCGGGCCACTACCTCGCGGGGATTAAAGGGTTTGGTTATATAGTCGTCAGCCCCTAACTCTAATCCCATAATCCGGTCTTCATCTTCGGCGCGGGCCGTGAGCATAATGATGGGCACTCGGGAAAATTGCGGACTTGCCGGCATACTTCGATGCCGTCAAGCACCGGTATCATAATATCTAACAGAATCATGCTGGGTTTTAATTGTTCTATCTTGTAAATGGCTTCTACACCATCCGCTGCCTCCTCGACGGTCATGATGAACAAAGGAGCCAGTTTTTAGAATTCTGCTTCACTAAAAACAGGTAAATTTTTATTGTTTCTTAAGACATCTAAAAAAACCTCAGTTGCTTTGGTGTGAAAAGGAGTAGCTTGTGTTACCCATGAAAATTGACGGGTAATAGGCAGTTTTTCGATGTTCAGTGCCATCATACTACCTGTAGCAATTTCTTTGCGAATGGCCCAATAGGACAATAAAGTAATACCTAAACCGGCTTCAACAGATTCTTTTATAATTTGTGTGCTGCCAAATTCCATCATGTTGCTCGGGTAAAAATCCAGAGTGGCAAACATTTTTTCAGTTGCTTCTCTTGTTCCTGAGCCCACTTCCCGGACAATCCAGGTTTCTTTGCTTAAGTCAGACGGAAGTAACTGCTTTTTTTGCGCATACGGATGGTGTGCGGAGGCTACGATATACATTCGGTCTTCGGCAAAGGGCTCAATATATAGTTTTTCCTGGTGCAATCCGCCTTCAACAACTCCTACATCCAATTGATGAGCCAGCACGAATTCCGCAATTTCCTTTGTATTGGCAATGGTAATATTGGGCTTGATTAACGGATACTCTTTATGCAAATAGGCAATTACGTGCGGTAGGAGATATTCGCCAAAAGTATAGCTGGCGCCTATGGATAAAGTACCGCTGGCCGTATGCATGATATCATCGACCAGACATTGCATGCGAGTATAAATCCCTAATATTTCTTTCGCATGGTGGTATACAATTTCACCGGCTTTGTTTAACCGGACAAATTTATTGCTGCGTTCGAGCAGTTTAGCGCCGATAGCTCGTTCCAGTGTTTGAATATATTGGCTTACTGCCGGTTGGGTCATATGCAGCTCCTCTGCCGCCCGGGAAAAATTTTTTTTCTCGGCAACGGTTACAAAAACAAGTAAGGATTGGTCCAATGTTACATCCCCCATATGGTTGACTTGATCTTTATTATATCAAATTACTTATCATCACAATTATAATGATTTATTTTACTTATTACAATGAATTGTTTATGCTAAATATATCAGAAGTAGAGCAATAAAAGGAGACGATAACATGGCGAATATGATTCCAATTCCTCAGCATGAGAAAGAATGTGTAAATAAGACGCCAGCATGGTGGCCGATGCTGGCAGGTATTGGCTTTACGTTTATGATTGCGGTGCTGGGCTATGGGTTATTTAAAGTACCTGGCTTTGACCATATTGGGCAACTGGCGTGCGCAATCCTTATCGCTGTTGTTTACCGGCAAATTTGGGGATACCCGGAACAGATACGAGTGGGCATTCAATTTTCCGCGAAAAGACTGTTACGGTTGGCCATTATTTTATACGGTTTAAAATTAAATATTGATGTGATATTTCACCAGGGGTTAATGTTATTGGTCCGCGATATTGGCACGATTCTTTTCTCTATCATTCTAACGCTGCTCATTGCCAGAATCCTCAAAGCGGATTTGTCCTTGTCTTTGCTGCTTGGTATTGGTACCGGGGTATGCGGGGCAGCCGCCATAGCGGCCGTATCGCCGATTATCAAAGCCAAGGATGAAGACACGGCGATGGGGGTAGGAATTATTGCCCTTGTTGGTACGATTTTTGCCATTGGCTATACAATTTTAAGGCCAGACCTATATCTGACAGATATCCAGTATGGAATTTGGTCAGGAATCAGTTTGCACGAGATTGCGCATGTGGCGTTAGCAGCCACGCCTGCCGGACGAGATGCTTTAGCCATTGCCTTGTTGGCAAAATTGGGGCGGGTTTTTTTGCTTGTACCCTTGTGCTTTCTATTAATGTATTGGATGAAACGGTCGGGAAGCGCTCAAACGGATGCTAAAATTGATTTTCCGTGGTTTCTTATTGGTTTTATCATTATGAGTTTTGTGGGAAGTTATGTGATTGGCAAATACATCGTTCTTTCGCAAAATATAATGGATGAAATTGCTAATGTTACAACATTTGTGTTAACTATGGCTATGGTAGGGCTTGGGTTAAATGTCAGTCTGCACGATTTGCGTACAAAAACATTTAAACCGCTGCTGGCCATGACGGTTACGTCGATTCTGCTTGCCATTGTTACATTTGTTTCAATTTAAAGCAATTTAAAGCGCGTAGTAAGGAAAATCTTTTGAAAAGAAAAAAATCCCCAGCAAGCAAGGCTAGAGATAGTGAAAGAATTGGTTAATTTAAACTATATGAAATCCAATAAAGATTTTTTTCTAGGCGTGTTGTTAGTAACGCTCCACCGCTGGCGCTTGACTTACGCTTATACTAACAACACGCCTGTAAATCTTTATTGGATACTATATATAATTAGAGAGTTGGATATTATCCAATGTTTTAGTAAATAAGAAAAGTTAGTATCATTATTGATAACGTGAATAGAAATAGAAGGTATGATAAAATAATTCAGAAGATTCATTATTGCAACATGAAATAAATGTTATAATAAAATAATGAATAGAAGGGGGCGGAGATATGTCAACAATTACTCCAAAAGGATTAACAAGGTTTATCGTTGATTTTTGTAAAGAGATAAACCCTAATGCTAAACCCTATTACATTCCGGTGAAACCAATTCAGTTTAACGAATACAATGAATCCTTTAGTAATGTTGAAAGGAAAATTAAGAGCAATGGGGGAACAGTGCAATATGGTTGGGCTATTTGGGAATGGAGAAATATCTTAATCGAAGCTGAATTTCATGCAGTATGGAAAAATCCAGAGGGGGAATTAATATGCGTTTCCCCCAATATATATAAAGAATACAAAATCTTATTTCTACCTGATGATACTCGGATATACGATGGAGTACATAAGATTGATAGTTATCGTAAGTCAATTAGAATTGAGCCCATTGTTGACGAATACATTGCCGTCAAAGAACAATTTTTTTGTGAATATATAGCGCAGATTGGTAAGACAGAGTTATCTCCGAATTTAATAGAACTTGCAAAGAAGGACCATGAGCTTCGTCTTGAGGTTGATAAACTTCCTCCCTTGCCGAATCGGAATAGTGTTTGTTTATGTGGTAGTAATAAACGTTATAAAGATTGCTGTGGCTCGGATCATGAGTACATTGAATAAGCCAGATTTATTTGCCTGCATGCTTTTAAAAATTTATAGTACATTACTATATAGTATCCAATAAAGATTTACAGGCGTGTTTTTAATCATTACCAAAGAATCTAGGCTTACACCTTGATTCTTTTTACTTGTTAAATGAATTAGAACCTTGTGACGCCAGATTGCCTGGCAGCCTCCGCAACGGCTTTGGTACGATTTTTATTATATGCCAAAAGGATTGACAAATAGGGGTGTTGGAGTATACTTACAAATAAGTGACTTATTCTCAGGGCGGGGCGAAAGTCCCCACCGGCGGTATCCCAGTTTGAACTGGGGAGCCCGCGAGCGCTCTTCGTTTTTCGGAGGGGTCAGCAGAACTGGTGAGATGCCAGTGCCGACGGTATAGTCCGGATGAAAGAGGATAAGGCAGTCAGCAATCTTTACCTCAGTAATTCTGAGGCGATAGTTAATTTATTTTAGCTAGCTGTCTATGTCCGTTGCCCTGATTCTGGTAAGTCCGACTATGACTAGGAGGCGTATTACTTTGAATCAGACCTTACTAACTCAATTTGGCAACTCGAATGAGCGGGTGGAAAGAGCTCTTAACGCATTGCGTAATGGTCAGGGAGTTTTGGTCACCGATGATGAACAACGCGAAAACGAAGGGGATATTTTCTTTGCTGCAGAATCCCTGACTGAAGAGCAGATGGCAATGTTAATTCGCGAAGGCAGTGGCATCGTCTGCTTATGTCTGCCTGAAGAAAAGGTCCATGCATTGGCGTTGCCAATGATGGTGGAAAACAATACTAGTTCTTTTCAAACTGCATTTACAGTCTCGATCGAAGCTGCAGCGGGGGTTACTACTGGTGTATCGGCTGCTGACCGTGTTGCGACGGTCAAAGCGGCGATTGCTGACAACGCGCGTCCCGAGCATCTTCGGTGCCCAGGGCATGTGTTTCCTTTAAAAGCCAG is a window of Sporomusaceae bacterium ACPt DNA encoding:
- the sasA_4 gene encoding Adaptive-response sensory-kinase SasA, whose amino-acid sequence is MKHSLQLKLLFSFMLVITVLLGGVLVGVSALIKEQTLAAKRQELIAKGTELADTLKKFNAETGNFIGLDAFLANADSYLGARIWILDASRLVVNMSGMGIGRGPGRRMKGGPGPGNPGHSGMGLQSFGGIRTVIDELDPVFIDGKTWTKTFENPYYGEKMLVVAVPITLANGQVGGAVLLHAPVAGIDAFMQRIYYYIGGAGLLAVLLALLVLHYLTRNIVRPLKAMQETASAMARGEYNTLVKIETTDEVGRLGLALNSLARDLANYITELNKTEKLRRDFVANVSHELRTPLTIIRGYNEALLDGTIEEPSQIKKYYRLIRNETVRLERLINDLLDLSRLQSAKSAADKEKIPLAAVADSVVHMLKQQAEQKEIHLLSNTKEPLPAIQANGDRITQLLLILLDNAIKYTPSGGTVTITTFTDGDTVAVEVADTGTGIPSEDLPYIWERFYKVDKSHCRDDSGTGLGLAIAKQIIELHQAAVTVASQVGQGTTITIRFSIAK
- the srrA_1 gene encoding Transcriptional regulatory protein SrrA; its protein translation is MLTARAEDEDRIMGLELGADDYITKPFNPREVVARVKAVLRRVPDTEFTKANVLRFTNLEININEHTITTFGQTVPLTSKETELLWCLASHPGRTFSREVLLEKVWGYTYCGETRTIDSHIKRLRQKLDIKDTSPWDIRTVWGVGYRFEVRS
- the cysL gene encoding HTH-type transcriptional regulator CysL, giving the protein MDQSLLVFVTVAEKKNFSRAAEELHMTQPAVSQYIQTLERAIGAKLLERSNKFVRLNKAGEIVYHHAKEILGIYTRMQCLVDDIMHTASGTLSIGASYTFGEYLLPHVIAYLHKEYPLIKPNITIANTKEIAEFVLAHQLDVGVVEGGLHQEKLYIEPFAEDRMYIVASAHHPYAQKKQLLPSDLSKETWIVREVGSGTREATEKMFATLDFYPSNMMEFGSTQIIKESVEAGLGITLLSYWAIRKEIATGSMMALNIEKLPITRQFSWVTQATPFHTKATEVFLDVLRNNKNLPVFSEAEF
- the ribB gene encoding 3,4-dihydroxy-2-butanone 4-phosphate synthase; the protein is MNQTLLTQFGNSNERVERALNALRNGQGVLVTDDEQRENEGDIFFAAESLTEEQMAMLIREGSGIVCLCLPEEKVHALALPMMVENNTSSFQTAFTVSIEAAAGVTTGVSAADRVATVKAAIADNARPEHLRCPGHVFPLKARPGGVLERPGHTEANVDLMRLAGLKPYGVLCELTNPDGTMARLPEIVAFAEKHNMTVVTVDDLICYRKMQE